A single genomic interval of Hevea brasiliensis isolate MT/VB/25A 57/8 chromosome 4, ASM3005281v1, whole genome shotgun sequence harbors:
- the LOC110643658 gene encoding uncharacterized protein LOC110643658 has translation MYIVKASLLKPAGVVGRPRCVPRPAFMFCGKTLAISKSSSSSSSAPIATQSSLLPSAVLPVTPVLKPLGLPPSPELGLLSLLFVLSTAIGAIFSLAIISIPTVNVNDSPFGLRFE, from the exons ATGTACATTGTAAAGGCAAGCCTACTGAAGCCGGCGGGAGTAGTAGGGAGGCCTCGTTGTGTTCCACGTCCTGCATTCATGTTTTGCGGGAAAACACTCGCAATCTCAAAATCGTCATCGTCATCATCATCTGCTCCCATTGCTACTCAATCTTCGCTGCTCCCTTCTGCCGTATTGCCCGTTACTCCGGTCCTCAAACCTCTAGGGCTTCCCCCCTCCCCTGAATTGGGCCTTCTCTCTCTCCTTTTTGTCCTATCTACG GCTATCGGAGCAATATTCTCCTTGGCTATCATTTCCATTCCAACTGTAAATGTAAACGATTCTCCTTTTGGTTTGAGGTTTGAATAA